The window TAAGGGATTCTTTTTTTTGATTAATATATTTGTTTTATCCCAATATAAAAAATATAATTTTATTGCTATACAATTATATATGCATATAATTATATATAGATAATCATTATTATAATAATAGGGAGAGAAAGAAATGAAAAAATTAATTATTTCGGGTGTATGTGCAGCGGTATTTGGTACGACTTTTTTTGCGCAGAATTCTTTTGCTGAAACAACAAGTGATAACTCAAATCAGAATATAAAAGCAGCGAGCGTTCAAACAAGTAGTTTTATAGATGTACCTCAATCGCATTGGGCGTATAAAGAGATTCAGTACATGGCTGATCATAATATAATGCGAGGATTTGGTAATGGTTATTTTGGTGTCAAAGATAAAGTGACACGTGAAGAATTAGCAGTATTTTTATACAGAATGATTAAGATTCCTGACGGTCCTTATAAGGATCCTAAACCTTTCAATGACATAGATGGTTCAAATTTCAAAAAGGAAATTGTAGCAGTATACAATAATGGCATTTTTCCTTATCTAAAGGATGAAAAATTTGATCCTAAGCGTAATATAACACGAGCGGAAATTGCAGTTGCGTTTAGAACTGCCTTTGGTTTGACTAAGAAATTTGATCATCAATTTACTGATACGCAAGGTCACTGGGCAAGTGAAGAGATTAAAATTTTATATAGTAATGGTATAACTAGTGGTGTAGGCGATAATCAATTTGATCCAGAGGGGGTTGCAACACGTGAACAGTTAGCTATGTTCTTATACAGAGCTATCCCAGCGGCTTCAAAACCTCTTCAAGTAAACTAACTATTTAAAACCGACTCATACGAGTTGGTTTTTTCTTTGCAGGAATTTATAAAACATCTGTATAATAAGTAACTCCTCCCTGACTAAACAGCACACCCGAATGTACGGCAGAAGTTGGGAAAAGTTACAAGGTAACAGGCAATAATTATGGTATGTAACAAAATTTGTATGTAGAATCAAAGCCCACAAGATAGGGCTTTTTTCTTTGTTCCAAAACAAAAACGTAACATTTTTAATACGTATTAATAACGTTAATGTTAAGACAACACAAATAAAACCCCACAAAATGTAGGGTTTATAGCAATCCTCTTTTTTCAAAGAAGTCACGGAATATTCTATTAGGGGTAGCATACACATTTTAACGTTTTTATACGCTAAGGGATTCTCAAAACTCAATAACACGATTTGAATTGAGATTTTGATTTAAAGATGAGTTTTGGGATACTATTTAGGCTCTTTTCAGTACCTTTTACATTGAAGTACATTTGTCTCAAATACCTACGTTTTTGAGATTGGTGATACCGCTTAGAGTGGTAAAATCAACGTTTTTTCATGTCGAAATTTGCTTAGCGTATATTTTCGTTAAAATGTGGACGGGACCCCTAATTGAACAATTACAAAAGCAACAAGATTATATTGATAATAAGTTAGAAAAACGTGATCAGAAGTTACTTGAAACAATTCGAGAAGTACAAGAAACAAAATCATTAACAGCATCTACGGAATCAAAAGGTTTTTTTGCGAGGTTATTTGGAAAATGATTTTTTTGAGATTTATAATCTGAGTCCTGGCGTTTATGCCGCGAAAGTTCCTTGACGATGAGGGGAACCCTCATGCAAACTCGCCAGAGGTGGCCCCAGAAGGGCGGTTTTTGCCCGCTGGGGTTGGCTTTGGGAGTTTGAGGGTTTAGAGGCTCGTGGTCAAGGAAACCGTGGAATAAAGAGCGAGGACGGAACCCAGGACAGGGCAAAAACCAATGTCTTCGCCAAAATTCGTGGTTCTAATGTTAGAAAAAGGCGAATAAGAATATAGCATACATACTTATAGCAAGGGAATGCAGTACAGATCAGTATACAAGCATTCCCTTGCTATAAGTATGTTATTTTTTTCTATTTATTTCAGATATTT of the Bacillus sp. DX3.1 genome contains:
- a CDS encoding S-layer homology domain-containing protein — its product is MKKLIISGVCAAVFGTTFFAQNSFAETTSDNSNQNIKAASVQTSSFIDVPQSHWAYKEIQYMADHNIMRGFGNGYFGVKDKVTREELAVFLYRMIKIPDGPYKDPKPFNDIDGSNFKKEIVAVYNNGIFPYLKDEKFDPKRNITRAEIAVAFRTAFGLTKKFDHQFTDTQGHWASEEIKILYSNGITSGVGDNQFDPEGVATREQLAMFLYRAIPAASKPLQVN